In Deltaproteobacteria bacterium, the genomic stretch CAGGATCGTCTTCCGAAACACGGATCTTGACCCGCAAGCGGTGCGAGAGCGCGATCGATTTCAGGTGGTAGACGACCTCGAAGCGAGGTTCTTTGCCGAAGAAATCGACCGCTGTCACATCCACCAGCAAATTGAAGGCAAATTCAGGGGCGTCGTAAAGAGTACGGAAAACCAGAGGGGCGTCATCCCGGGAGATGACGATAGTCTCGTCTCCGTGAAGCGTCGAGCTTTCCAGGATTTTTCCCGGGAGAGCCGCTTCGACCTTCGCAAGCACCGTAGTGTCAGCCATTATCCGGATCGAACTGAACTTGGTCAGCCTTACGCCGACTCAAGCGCCCCTTTCTTAATGATATATACGAGCCCGACGGCCAGGATGAGGATGAAGACTAACATTTCCACAAAGCCGAACAGACCCAGCCGACGGAAGACGACAGCCCAAGGATACAGAAAAACGACTTCGATGTCGAAGACGATGAAGAGGATAGCCACGAGGTAAAACTTGACCGAAAACCTTCCCCAAGCGGACCCGCTCGCCGGATTGCCGCACTCGAACGGCTCATCCTTCGTCGGTGTATGTTTCTTCGCGCCCAACAGAGCACTGGCGGAGACCATCAACGTCGCCAACCCGC encodes the following:
- a CDS encoding NADH-quinone oxidoreductase subunit C, which produces MADTTVLAKVEAALPGKILESSTLHGDETIVISRDDAPLVFRTLYDAPEFAFNLLVDVTAVDFFGKEPRFEVVYHLKSIALSHRLRVKIRVSEDDPVVPTVSSIWKGGNWLEREVWDMYGIRFSHHPDLRRILMYEEFRGYPLRKDYPVDRRQVLVEERDPVNDPWPRR
- a CDS encoding NADH-quinone oxidoreductase subunit A, which codes for MEQYIPVLVALIFAGGLATLMVSASALLGAKKHTPTKDEPFECGNPASGSAWGRFSVKFYLVAILFIVFDIEVVFLYPWAVVFRRLGLFGFVEMLVFILILAVGLVYIIKKGALESA